The proteins below are encoded in one region of Hordeum vulgare subsp. vulgare chromosome 3H, MorexV3_pseudomolecules_assembly, whole genome shotgun sequence:
- the LOC123439506 gene encoding uncharacterized protein LOC123439506 has product MEGAASPAVRAPQAAPVARARPPTGPRSPVEDMTTGSGMAPIRALGMDVVVEALQVPAQRRRRPLLRPQVRVLRPRTGSEQPVRQESRPGAVPPPAWTVQAKHQKARHQSEHQGLGRRVQALVHGDAVHRDGNQPGGLGTDEDHGCCGCGGVARPHHGGDGRSQDVDRRHEQGAGTRTKDHEASLTFPFLPVSILSRRLSPA; this is encoded by the coding sequence ATGGAAGGCGCGGCGAGTCCGGCTGTGCGGGCTCCGCAGGCAGCGCCGGTGGCGCGGGCTCGACCTCCTACTGGACCTCGTAGTCCAGTGGAGGATATGACGACGGGGTCGGGCATGGCCCCCATCCGTGCACTCGGCATGGATGTGGTGGTGGAGGCCCTGCAAGTTCCGGCTCAACGGCGTCGACGTCCATTGCTCCGACCACAGGTTCGAGTACTTCGTCCGCGTACAGGTTCGGAGCAGCCGGTCCGGCAAGAATCTAGGCCGGGAGCGGTGCCGCCGCCGGCATGGACGGTTCAGGCGAAGCACCAGAAGGCCCGGCACCAAAGTGAGCACCAAGGCCTTGGGCGGCGTGTCCAAGCCTTGGTCCATGGCGACGCCGTCCATAGAGACGGAAACCAGCCCGGCGGCCTCGGAACCGACGAAGATCATGGGTGTTGCGGTTGTGGCGGCGTAGCCCGCCCACACCATGGCGGCGAcggccgctctcaagacgtcgACCGCCGTCATGAACAAGGCGCgggaacaaggacaaaagaccacGAGGCATCTCTCACCTTTCCCTTTCTTCCTGTCTCAATCCTTTCCCGGCGATTGTCGCCGGCGTAA
- the LOC123442951 gene encoding nucleolin — protein sequence MGLKESHWPMGFCMTKKRANKCWAFAATPARPLHQPNEVSSGAARPLRRRRKSPSRGKISQAPRHFAPLPKSKHHPHQDLPNPSPLAMATVAAAAPEHIEAMEQVEGEERAAGDAAAATDDVDVPTEAMKQVDGDEAAATAAADDDADEAMEEVGGDEAAATTAAPDDDAAEPMEEGEGEKAAGIDAEEETAEIDAEEEAAEIDAEEEADASAEAHMEASEQVDEEEREEVHAVAEEEEAEAQPLQTALPLGRVKRIMRVDSEVKKVTAEASLLIAAATELFLGTLAAGAHTAASQGGRRTVRAAHVRAAVRAHRPTADFLLDCLPAAAEAAPRVARSGSDGAAAAVAEAAVRKPLPRGTRRIDGFFQKVT from the coding sequence ATGGGCCTGAAGGAGAGCCATTGGCCCATGGGTTTCTGCATGACAAAAAAGAGAGCAAATAAATGTTGGGCTTTCGCTGCCACACCGGCCAGGCCACTGCATCAACCAAACGAGGTTTCTTCTGGCGCCGCACgcccgctccgccgccgccgcaagAGTCCATCGCGCGGGAAAATTTCCCAGGCTCCCCGCCACTTCGCTCCACTACCCAAATCCAAGCACCATCCCCACCAAGATCTGCCAAAtccaagccccctagccatggctaccgtcgccgccgccgcccccgagcacATCGAGGCGATGGAGCAAGTTGAAGGGGAGGAGCGGGCGGCTGGAGACGCCGCGGCGGCCACCGATGACGTCGACGTGCCCACCGAGGCGATGAAGCAAGTTGACGGGGATGAGGCGGCAGCCACAGCCGCCGCTGACGATGATGCCGACGAGGCGATGGAGGAAGTTGGAGGGGAtgaggcggcggcgacgacagCAGCCCCTGACGACGATGCCGCCGAGCCGATGGAGGAAGGTGAAGGGGAAAAGGCGGCGGGGATCGACGCGGAGGAGGAGACGGCGGAAATCgacgcggaggaggaggcggcagagatCGACGCGGAGGAGGAAGCGGATGCTAGCGCGGAGGCGCACATGGAGGCATCGGAGCAGGTGGACGAGGAGGAGCGGGAGGAGGTCcacgcggtggcggaggaggaggaagcggaGGCCCAGCCGCTGCAGACGGCGCTCCCGTTGGGCAGGGTGAAGAGGATCATGCGGGTCGACAGCGAGGTAAAGAAGGTGACCGCCGAGGCGTCGCTGCTCATTGCCGCGGCCACCGAGCTCTTCCTCGGCACCCTCGCCGCCGGCGCACACACTGCTGCCTCCCAAGGTGGCCGGCGGACGGTGCGCGCCGCGCACGTCCGGGCCGCGGTCCGCGCGCACCGCCCCACCGCCGACTTCCTCCTCGACTGCCTTCCTGCTGCCGCGGAGGCGGCGCCTCGCGTCGCCCGCTCCGGATCCgatggcgccgccgccgccgtcgctgaAGCAGCAGTGCGCAAGCCGCTGCCACGTGGGACCCGCCGCATCGACGGATTCTTCCAGAAGGTCACTTAG
- the LOC123442950 gene encoding noroxomaritidine synthase-like, which yields MVSFWSFLLSYPEVFLAIACFFCLSLFRLVRHCHKSDLPVNWPVIGMLPFLVRNLYQIHDSGTDMLREAGCTFRIIGPWFLNMSFLATCDPATVNHCFNTNFNNYPKGSEFAEMFDILGEGLLVADSDSWEYQRRVAMQIFGSRDFRSFSMSTITRKASTVLLPFLDHMAKHGSQVELEGVFMRFSLDVSYSTVFATDLDCLSVSRPIPAFGKATKEVEEGMLFRHVVPPSLWKLLRMLKVGSEKKMADARVVIDKFIYEEIAKRKAQANKECQGDVLSMYMNWPMDPSMSEQQKTLFLRDTVVGFIFAGKDLVAVTLTWFFYMMCKHPHVEAKILEEIKALQSTTWPGNLSVFECDMLRPAIYLQAALLETLRLFPATPFEEKEALSDDILPDGTMVSKGTRIVFSLYAMGRIEGIWGKDCTEFRPERWVSKSGRLRHEPSYKFLSFNSGPRSCLGKDLGLSNMKIAAASIIYNFKVELVEGHAVMPESAVILHTRNGMMVRLKRRELAAA from the exons ATGGTCTCCTTCTGGAGTTTTCTTCTGTCCTACCCTGAGGTTTTCCTAGCCATTGCTTGCTTCTTCTGCCTCTCCCTCTTCCGCCTTGTCCGACACTGCCACAAGAGTGACCTCCCGGTGAACTGGCCTGTTATTGGGATGCTTCCCTTCCTCGTGAGAAATCTGTACCAAATTCATGACAGTGGCACCGATATGCTCCGCGAGGCAGGATGCACCTTCAGGATTATTGGCCCGTGGTTCCTCAACATGAGCTTCTTAGCGACCTGTGACCCAGCCACTGTCAACCACTGCTTCAacaccaacttcaacaactacccaaAAGGCAGTGAGTTCGCCGAGATGTTTGACATCCTAGGTGAGGGCCTCCTTGTGGCAGACTCTGACTCCTGGGAGTACCAGCGCCGTGTGGCGATGCAAATCTTTGGTAGCCGTGACTTCCGGTCCTTCTCCATGTCCACCATCACGAGGAAGGCCAGCACAGTCTTATTACCCTTCCTTGACCACATGGCTAAGCACGGCTCACAGGTTGAGCTGGAAGGTGTCTTCATGAGGTTCTCACTTGATGTCTCATACTCCACTGTGTTTGCAACTGACCTTGATTGCTTGTCTGTGTCTCGCCCGATCCCTGCGTTTGGCAAAGCCACAAAGGAAGTGGAGGAGGGAATGCTGTTCAGGCATGTCGTTCCACCAAGTTTGTGGAAGCTCTTGAGAATGCTCAAAGTCGGCAGCGAGAAGAAGATGGCGGATGCAAGGGTGGTGATCGACAAATTCATCTATGAGGAAATTGCAAAGCGGAAGGCACAAGCAAACAAGGAATGCCAGGGAGATGTGCTGTCCATGTACATGAACTGGCCCATGGATCCCAGCATGAGTGAGCAGCAGAAGACCCTGTTCCTGCGCGACACAGTGGTGGGGTTCATCTTTGCTGGGAAGGACCTCGTTGCCGTCACACTCACGTGGTTCTTCTACATGATGTGCAAGCACCCGCATGTTGAGGCGAAGATCCTTGAGGAGATCAAGGCCCTGCAGAGCACCACATGGCCAGGGAACCTCTCTGTCTTTGAGTGTGACATGCTCCGGCCTGCTATTTACCTGCAAGCTGCACTCCTTGAGACACTCAG GCTCTTCCCGGCGACCCCGTTCGAGGAGAAGGAGGCCCTCAGCGATGATATCCTCCCAGATGGAACCATGGTGAGCAAGGGCACAAGGATCGTCTTCTCGCTCTatgccatggggaggatcgaaggGATATGGGGCAAGGATTGCACAGAATTCAGACCAGAGAGGTGGGTCTCGAAGAGCGGGCGCCTTCGGCATGAGCCGAGCTACAAGTTCCTGTCCTTCAATTCCGGGCCCAGGAGCTGCCTGGGGAAGGATCTTGGCCTCAGCAACATGAAGATTGCAGCTGCTTCCATCATATACAACTTCAAGGTCGAGCTGGTGGAAGGCCATGCCGTGATGCCCGAGAGCGCTGTGATACTTCACACACGGAACGGGATGATGGTTCGGCTCAAGAGAAGGGAGCTGGCAGCTGCTTGA